From Sporosarcina sp. Marseille-Q4943, the proteins below share one genomic window:
- a CDS encoding GNAT family N-acetyltransferase → MRIREAVQGDAEGIARVHVDSWRTTYKGIVSESVLQDLSYEQRAENWRRGIGKNALYVAESESGKIVGFATGGKERTGKYDADGELYAIYLLHEVQGQGIGKKLMQANAQNLKEQGFTSMLVWVLEQNTSKKFYESLGGQPIDEALIDIGGEEFKEIAYFWDSLDAIGERG, encoded by the coding sequence ATGAGAATCAGAGAGGCTGTACAAGGTGATGCAGAAGGAATTGCACGTGTCCACGTCGATAGCTGGAGGACAACTTACAAAGGGATTGTTTCCGAGTCCGTTCTTCAAGACTTATCGTACGAACAGCGTGCCGAAAATTGGCGCAGAGGCATTGGGAAAAATGCATTATATGTTGCTGAAAGCGAAAGTGGCAAAATTGTCGGTTTTGCTACAGGAGGCAAAGAACGCACGGGCAAATACGACGCAGATGGGGAGTTATATGCAATTTATTTACTGCATGAAGTTCAAGGCCAGGGGATTGGTAAGAAACTGATGCAAGCAAATGCACAAAACCTGAAAGAACAAGGATTTACTTCGATGCTAGTATGGGTGCTTGAACAAAATACATCAAAAAAGTTCTATGAATCACTTGGCGGACAACCTATTGATGAGGCGTTGATCGATATAGGGGGAGAAGAATTTAAGGAGATTGCTTATTTCTGGGACAGTCTCGATGCGATAGGAGAAAGGGGTTGA
- a CDS encoding SpoVR family protein, with amino-acid sequence MTQHKALQYAVEEITEIAKGFGLDFYPMRYEICPADIIYTFGAYGMPTRFSHWSFGKQFHKMKLQYDLGLSQIYELVINSNPCYAFLLESNTLIQNKLIIAHVLAHCDFFKNNARFANTRRDMVESMTATAERIAQYEMVYGNEEVERFLDAVLAIQEHIDPSLVRWRHGNEEVEQEDNVPLIRKTEYDDLWGMDHKKLKPPTETKRKKTPASPEKDILLFILENSRELEEWQRDILTMIREEMLYFWPQMETKIMNEGWATYWHQRILREMDLTTDETIEFAKLNANVIQPSRTSINPYYLGLKIFEDIERRYDHPTEEMIELGVKPGSGREKMFEVREMDSDISFIRNYLTKELVQREDMYIFEKKGSHYKITDKEYRNVQDRLIAQRVNGGFPYIVVHDGDYVRNGELYLVHKYEETELDVPYLENVLPYIHQLWGRIVHLETYVDNKQVVFSYDGKKVHRRFA; translated from the coding sequence ATGACACAGCACAAGGCACTTCAATATGCTGTGGAAGAAATTACGGAGATTGCCAAAGGTTTCGGGTTGGATTTCTACCCGATGCGCTACGAAATCTGTCCGGCGGATATCATCTATACATTTGGTGCATATGGAATGCCGACACGGTTTTCACATTGGAGCTTCGGCAAACAGTTCCATAAAATGAAGCTGCAATACGATTTGGGCCTCAGCCAAATATACGAGCTCGTCATCAATTCCAATCCTTGCTATGCATTCCTACTTGAAAGCAATACATTAATCCAAAACAAGCTGATCATCGCACATGTCCTGGCCCATTGCGATTTCTTCAAAAATAATGCCCGGTTCGCGAATACAAGACGGGACATGGTCGAAAGCATGACAGCAACCGCTGAACGGATCGCCCAATATGAAATGGTTTATGGTAACGAAGAGGTTGAACGCTTTTTAGACGCAGTGCTCGCAATCCAGGAGCATATCGACCCTTCACTTGTCAGATGGCGTCATGGGAATGAAGAAGTGGAGCAAGAAGACAATGTGCCGTTGATCCGGAAAACGGAATACGATGATTTATGGGGAATGGACCATAAGAAGCTGAAACCGCCGACGGAAACGAAACGGAAAAAGACGCCTGCCTCCCCTGAGAAGGATATATTGCTGTTCATTTTGGAAAACAGTCGGGAATTGGAAGAATGGCAAAGAGACATTCTGACAATGATCCGTGAAGAGATGCTTTATTTCTGGCCGCAAATGGAAACGAAGATCATGAATGAAGGATGGGCGACGTACTGGCACCAGCGGATTTTAAGGGAAATGGATCTGACAACCGACGAAACGATCGAGTTCGCAAAATTGAACGCGAATGTCATCCAGCCTTCCAGAACGTCAATCAATCCATATTATTTAGGACTGAAGATCTTTGAGGATATCGAGCGGCGGTACGATCATCCGACGGAAGAGATGATTGAATTAGGGGTGAAGCCCGGTTCCGGCAGGGAGAAAATGTTCGAAGTGAGGGAGATGGACTCCGACATTTCGTTCATCCGGAACTACTTGACGAAAGAGCTCGTTCAAAGGGAAGACATGTATATATTCGAGAAAAAAGGAAGTCATTATAAAATTACGGATAAGGAATATCGGAACGTGCAAGACCGCCTCATTGCGCAGCGGGTGAACGGGGGCTTCCCTTATATTGTCGTACATGACGGGGATTACGTTCGAAACGGGGAGCTCTACTTGGTGCATAAATACGAAGAGACGGAGTTGGATGTGCCGTATTTGGAAAACGTCCTCCCGTATATCCACCAACTATGGGGTCGCATCGTTCATTTGGAGACGTACGTGGATAATAAGCAAGTCGTGTTTTCATACGATGGAAAAAAAGTTCACCGCAGATTTGCTTGA
- the yhbH gene encoding sporulation protein YhbH: MQEEQSESFVVSQENWSLHRKGYQDQKRHLDKVKKAIHNNLPELISEESIVMSDGKDVIKIPIRSLDEYKIRYNHSKSKHVGQGGGDSQVGDIVASDGSQSAGKGKQAGDKPGQDYYEAEVSIAEIEETLFKELELPNLEKREQAEITEEDIQFNDIRKKGLLGNIDKKRTIIAAFKRNAMEGNAEIMPIYNDDLRFKTWDEVVKPQSKAVVLMMMDTSASMGNFEKYMARSFYFWMTKFLRTKYEKVDIEFIAHHTIAKVVSEVDFFSKGESGGTICSTAYEKALELITQKYNPSRYNIYPFHFSDGENMSSDNGKCMSLVEQLMEVSNMFGYGEVNAHSRYSTLMNTYQKIDDPKFRHYVLKENKDVYYALKRFFHKQLEGSV; encoded by the coding sequence ATGCAAGAAGAGCAGAGCGAATCTTTTGTCGTCTCCCAGGAAAACTGGTCGCTTCACCGAAAAGGATATCAGGATCAGAAACGTCATCTGGATAAAGTTAAGAAAGCGATCCACAACAATTTGCCCGAATTGATCAGTGAAGAAAGCATTGTCATGTCGGATGGCAAGGACGTCATAAAAATCCCGATACGATCATTGGATGAATACAAAATCCGTTATAACCATAGCAAGTCGAAGCATGTCGGCCAAGGTGGCGGGGATAGTCAGGTGGGGGACATTGTCGCGAGTGATGGCAGCCAAAGTGCTGGAAAAGGCAAACAGGCAGGCGATAAGCCGGGCCAGGATTACTATGAAGCGGAAGTGTCGATAGCAGAGATCGAAGAGACATTATTCAAAGAGCTTGAACTGCCGAATCTAGAAAAAAGGGAACAAGCGGAAATTACTGAAGAGGACATTCAGTTCAATGACATACGGAAGAAAGGGCTCCTCGGCAATATTGATAAAAAGAGGACGATCATCGCAGCATTCAAACGGAATGCAATGGAAGGCAATGCAGAAATCATGCCGATCTATAATGATGATCTTCGTTTCAAGACGTGGGATGAAGTCGTAAAGCCGCAATCGAAAGCGGTCGTGCTCATGATGATGGATACGAGCGCTTCGATGGGCAATTTTGAAAAATATATGGCGAGAAGCTTCTACTTCTGGATGACGAAGTTTTTGCGGACGAAATATGAAAAAGTGGATATCGAATTCATTGCCCATCATACAATTGCGAAAGTCGTATCGGAAGTCGACTTTTTCTCGAAGGGGGAGAGCGGGGGGACGATTTGCTCGACTGCCTATGAAAAAGCGCTCGAGCTCATTACCCAAAAATATAATCCGTCCCGCTATAATATTTATCCTTTCCATTTCTCGGATGGGGAAAATATGTCTTCGGATAACGGAAAATGCATGTCGTTAGTAGAGCAGCTCATGGAAGTATCGAATATGTTCGGCTACGGGGAAGTGAATGCACATAGCAGATATTCCACGTTAATGAATACGTATCAAAAAATCGACGATCCGAAATTCCGTCATTATGTTCTGAAGGAAAACAAGGATGTCTACTACGCATTGAAAAGGTTCTTCCATAAACAGCTGGAGGGATCCGTATGA
- a CDS encoding PrkA family serine protein kinase encodes MDILRKLEHFREEESKLKWEGTFADYLDILRERKEVAQTAHSRVYEMIKSHGETKENGYTKFRFFENEIYGLEDTIERLVNEYFHPAAKRLDVRKRILLLMGPVSGGKSTIVTLLKRGLEQFSRTDEGAVYAIKGCPMHEDPLHLIPDYLRDDFYKEFGIRIEGSLSPLNTMRLEKEYDGRIEDVLVERIFFSEDKRVGIGTFTPSDPKSQDIADLTGSIDFSTIAEYGSESDPRAYRFDGELNKANRGMMEFQEMLKLDEKFLWHLLSLTQEGNFKAGRFALISADELIVAHTNETEYRAFISNKKNEALHSRIIVMPIPYNLKVSQEEKIYEKMIRESDMAHVHIAPHALRVAAIFSVLTRLKISKKQGIDIVKKMRLYDGENVEGFNSADLEELKKEFPNEGMDGIDPRYVINRISSAIIRKEVDAINALDVLRSLKEGLDQHASISKDDKEEYLNYISIARKEFDDIAKKEVQKAFVYSYEESARTLMDNYLDNVEAFCNKHKLKDPLTGEEMNPDEKLMRSIEEQIGISENAKRTFREEILIRISAYARKGKRFDYKSHERLREAIQKKLFADLKDVVKITTSSAMPDETHLKKINEVVARLIDEYGYNSISANELLRYVGSLLNR; translated from the coding sequence ATGGACATTTTACGTAAGTTGGAACATTTCCGTGAAGAAGAGAGCAAGTTGAAGTGGGAAGGTACCTTCGCCGATTACTTAGACATCTTAAGGGAACGTAAAGAAGTCGCGCAAACGGCACATTCGAGAGTGTATGAAATGATCAAGAGCCATGGTGAAACGAAAGAAAACGGTTATACAAAATTCCGCTTTTTCGAAAATGAAATTTACGGTCTTGAGGATACAATTGAGCGGCTTGTGAACGAATACTTTCATCCAGCAGCAAAACGGCTCGATGTACGAAAGAGGATCCTACTACTCATGGGTCCCGTAAGCGGTGGTAAATCGACTATTGTCACACTGTTGAAAAGAGGATTGGAGCAATTTTCAAGGACGGATGAAGGTGCTGTCTATGCCATTAAAGGATGTCCGATGCATGAAGATCCATTACATTTGATTCCGGACTATTTACGTGATGATTTCTACAAAGAATTTGGGATTCGGATTGAAGGTAGCCTCTCGCCGTTAAATACGATGCGCCTCGAAAAAGAATATGACGGACGGATTGAAGACGTCCTCGTTGAGAGAATCTTTTTCTCGGAAGATAAGCGGGTGGGAATCGGAACATTCACACCTTCTGATCCGAAATCCCAAGATATTGCAGATTTGACCGGAAGCATCGACTTTTCGACAATTGCCGAATACGGCTCCGAATCCGATCCCCGCGCTTATCGTTTCGACGGCGAGTTAAACAAGGCGAACCGTGGAATGATGGAATTCCAGGAAATGTTGAAGCTCGATGAAAAGTTCCTATGGCATCTATTATCACTTACGCAAGAAGGGAACTTCAAAGCGGGCAGATTTGCCTTGATCAGTGCGGACGAATTGATCGTCGCGCATACGAATGAAACTGAATATCGAGCCTTCATTTCCAATAAAAAGAACGAGGCCCTACATTCAAGAATCATTGTCATGCCGATTCCTTATAACTTGAAAGTGAGCCAGGAAGAGAAAATCTATGAAAAAATGATACGTGAAAGCGATATGGCGCATGTGCATATCGCCCCGCATGCCCTCCGAGTCGCCGCCATCTTCTCCGTATTGACGCGCTTGAAAATATCGAAGAAGCAAGGCATCGATATCGTGAAGAAAATGCGGTTGTATGACGGCGAAAATGTGGAAGGCTTCAATAGTGCCGACTTGGAAGAGCTGAAAAAGGAATTCCCGAATGAAGGCATGGACGGCATCGATCCGAGATATGTCATCAACCGGATTTCGTCGGCAATCATCCGGAAAGAAGTGGATGCCATCAATGCACTCGATGTACTTCGTTCCTTAAAAGAAGGGTTGGATCAGCATGCTTCCATTTCCAAGGACGATAAAGAAGAATACTTGAATTATATATCGATTGCGCGCAAAGAATTCGATGATATTGCGAAGAAGGAAGTTCAAAAGGCATTCGTCTATTCCTATGAAGAGTCTGCCCGGACATTGATGGATAATTACTTGGATAATGTCGAAGCATTTTGCAATAAACATAAGCTGAAAGATCCTCTTACTGGCGAAGAGATGAATCCGGACGAGAAGCTGATGCGCTCGATTGAAGAGCAGATCGGAATCTCTGAAAACGCGAAGAGGACTTTCCGCGAAGAAATTCTCATCCGTATTTCCGCCTATGCAAGGAAAGGCAAACGGTTCGATTACAAATCCCATGAGCGGCTTCGTGAGGCAATCCAGAAGAAATTATTTGCCGACTTGAAGGATGTTGTCAAAATTACAACTTCATCGGCGATGCCTGACGAGACACACTTGAAAAAAATAAACGAAGTCGTCGCAAGGCTCATTGATGAATATGGCTATAATTCCATTTCGGCAAATGAATTGTTACGGTACGTCGGCAGTCTTTTGAACCGGTAA
- a CDS encoding DUF1801 domain-containing protein produces the protein MYEQKTKETDASVIEFIEAVDSSKKREDAYRLLDIFTETTGYEAKMWGPSIIGFGSYHYVYKTGHEGDAPLVGFSPRKAKISLYFAPGDTEREALLAKFGKHTTGKACVYINKVDDIDIEVLQQLINQSIIFLRKTYPEN, from the coding sequence ATGTACGAACAAAAAACGAAAGAAACAGACGCGAGTGTTATTGAATTCATTGAAGCTGTAGACAGTTCGAAAAAACGGGAGGACGCTTACCGTTTGTTGGACATCTTCACCGAAACGACCGGCTATGAGGCAAAAATGTGGGGGCCGAGCATCATCGGCTTCGGATCGTACCATTATGTCTATAAAACCGGGCATGAAGGGGACGCACCGTTAGTCGGTTTCTCGCCCCGTAAGGCGAAAATAAGCCTCTACTTCGCTCCGGGGGACACCGAGCGTGAAGCACTCCTCGCCAAATTCGGAAAGCATACTACCGGAAAAGCGTGCGTGTACATTAATAAAGTGGACGATATCGATATCGAAGTGTTGCAACAGCTCATCAACCAATCAATCATATTTCTAAGAAAAACATATCCAGAAAACTGA
- the speD gene encoding adenosylmethionine decarboxylase — protein MENKLKLYGFNNLTKTLSFNIYDVSYAKSEREQKDYIAYIDEQYNSERLTNILYHVTEIIGAHVLNVSKQDYDPQGASVTILITEETLPVALIDESCNRGAIDILKTRDSVVGHLDKSHVTVHTYPEYHPDNSIATFRVDIEVSTCGEISPLNALDYLIGSFDSDIITTDYRVRGFTRDDRGKKLFMDHKMTSIQDYIDSETLQKYDAIDVNVYQSNIFHTKLLIKDINLQNYLFNTDVYEIPPKERLNITNNLRKEMIEIFSGSNIYEE, from the coding sequence TTGGAAAATAAGCTGAAGTTATACGGCTTTAACAACCTCACCAAAACACTTAGCTTCAACATCTATGATGTGAGCTATGCAAAAAGTGAGCGGGAGCAAAAAGATTATATTGCCTATATCGATGAGCAGTACAATTCCGAACGATTGACGAACATTCTCTATCATGTCACGGAAATCATCGGAGCCCATGTGTTAAATGTGAGCAAACAAGATTATGATCCGCAAGGCGCAAGTGTCACCATCCTTATTACAGAGGAGACACTTCCAGTCGCGCTGATCGATGAATCTTGCAATCGGGGGGCAATTGACATTTTGAAGACCCGGGATTCGGTTGTTGGTCATTTGGACAAAAGCCATGTCACCGTCCATACGTATCCTGAATATCACCCGGATAATTCAATCGCCACTTTCCGTGTCGATATCGAAGTATCGACTTGCGGTGAAATTTCCCCATTGAACGCATTGGATTACCTAATTGGCAGCTTCGATTCGGACATTATCACGACAGATTATCGCGTACGCGGGTTTACTCGGGATGATAGAGGGAAGAAGTTATTTATGGACCATAAGATGACGTCGATCCAAGATTATATCGACAGTGAGACGTTGCAAAAATATGATGCCATCGATGTCAATGTATATCAATCAAATATATTCCATACAAAGCTGCTGATCAAAGACATCAATTTACAAAATTACCTTTTCAATACGGATGTGTACGAAATCCCTCCGAAAGAAAGGCTGAATATCACAAACAATTTACGTAAAGAGATGATTGAAATTTTCAGCGGTTCCAACATATACGAAGAGTGA